From Methanosarcina lacustris Z-7289, one genomic window encodes:
- the pncB gene encoding nicotinate phosphoribosyltransferase encodes MIKSILDNDLYKFTMQMAVLELFPKAEAEYRFTNRGSQRFSEEFVKELRRVIDEEITGLRLTEDEYHWLGKHCSYLKPMYLEYLKNFHFRPEEVKICLTGEKELDIRIKGPWHSTILWEIVIMAAVSELYFTTIETEWNQSTKSPDTSESVLAAYGEKILEIGKALEENGCFFSEFGTRRRRSFEFHDHVMKTLLQIKTLTGTSNVYFAKKYGLKPIGTVGHEWIMGTSALVGLRYANRFAFENWVEVYKGDLGIALTDTFGSEAFFKDMDLKLSKIYDGFRHDSGDPLIFVDRVIEHYRKMGIDPMKKVIVFSDALDAGAAIRLQKYCQGKINCSFGIGTSLTNNYEFFRESPPLNMVIKLHSINGIPVVKLSDSPEKETGERDAIRVANYIVGRKGLDE; translated from the coding sequence GTGATAAAATCCATACTTGATAACGATCTTTACAAGTTCACCATGCAAATGGCTGTACTGGAATTATTTCCCAAAGCAGAAGCAGAATACCGTTTTACCAACCGGGGGTCTCAGCGCTTTTCCGAAGAGTTTGTAAAAGAACTGAGAAGGGTCATAGACGAAGAAATAACCGGATTAAGGTTGACAGAAGACGAGTATCACTGGCTTGGTAAACACTGCTCTTATCTGAAACCCATGTACCTTGAATACCTCAAAAATTTCCACTTCAGACCCGAAGAAGTAAAAATCTGCCTTACCGGGGAAAAAGAACTGGACATCCGGATAAAAGGGCCCTGGCACAGCACGATTCTGTGGGAGATTGTCATTATGGCTGCGGTTTCCGAGCTCTACTTCACAACTATAGAGACGGAGTGGAATCAGAGTACGAAAAGCCCGGACACATCCGAATCCGTACTTGCAGCCTATGGCGAGAAAATCCTGGAAATCGGAAAGGCTCTTGAGGAAAACGGCTGCTTTTTTTCAGAATTCGGGACCAGAAGGCGGAGAAGTTTTGAGTTTCATGATCATGTAATGAAAACCCTCCTGCAGATAAAAACCCTCACAGGGACAAGCAATGTATATTTTGCAAAAAAGTATGGTTTAAAACCTATAGGTACGGTAGGTCACGAATGGATCATGGGCACTTCTGCGCTTGTAGGGCTCAGGTACGCTAACCGCTTCGCTTTTGAAAACTGGGTGGAGGTCTACAAAGGAGACCTTGGAATTGCCCTTACGGATACCTTCGGCTCTGAGGCTTTTTTTAAGGACATGGACCTGAAGCTGTCTAAAATCTACGACGGCTTCAGGCACGACAGCGGAGACCCTCTCATCTTTGTGGACAGGGTGATAGAGCATTACAGGAAAATGGGTATTGACCCCATGAAAAAGGTAATAGTTTTCAGCGACGCCCTCGACGCCGGAGCCGCAATCCGGCTTCAAAAGTACTGCCAGGGCAAAATCAACTGCAGTTTCGGAATCGGCACAAGCCTTACCAACAATTATGAGTTCTTCCGGGAAAGCCCTCCTCTGAACATGGTAATTAAACTCCACAGTATTAATGGCATTCCGGTAGTAAAATTAAGTGACTCTCCCGAAAAAGAGACCGGGGAAAGGGACGCCATCAGGGTTGCAAACTATATCGTTGGAAGAAAAGGGCTGGACGAATGA
- a CDS encoding DUF1294 domain-containing protein produces MVDTIYLLFPIVYIAINTVSFTLYGLDKFKARKEMWRISEKSLLLISLFGPMGALLGMQYFRHKTQKPLFRYSVPAFAGIHLLLVLWINL; encoded by the coding sequence ATGGTTGACACTATTTACCTTCTTTTTCCTATCGTTTATATTGCCATTAACACTGTTTCATTTACTCTGTATGGATTGGACAAATTTAAAGCAAGAAAGGAAATGTGGCGTATCTCCGAAAAGAGCCTGCTGCTAATCTCCCTTTTCGGGCCTATGGGTGCCTTGTTAGGCATGCAGTATTTCCGGCATAAGACCCAGAAGCCCCTGTTCAGGTACTCTGTGCCGGCCTTTGCTGGAATTCATCTTCTTCTGGTGCTCTGGATAAACCTGTAA
- a CDS encoding trans-sulfuration enzyme family protein has protein sequence MERELKFATKCVHAGEKPDPVFGAHTTPIFQTSTFIFENVEQGAARFAGEEAGYVYARIPPNTPTHAVLAEKVAALEGGEVGQTFASGMAAITAVVLTTLKQGDHLISTDVVYGCTYSLFSEVLPGLGIDVSFVDTSDIANVRAAFKPETKMVFLETPANPTITVCDIREIAGLARARGAICVADNTFATPYFQKPLLLGADVSLSSCTKYIGGHADLLGGVVVGSRDFMKSLAKVVGYTGGIMGPHEAWLCIRGLKTLHIRMERHAENAMKVASFLESHPAVVWVRYPGLSSHPQHEVAKKQMSGYGGMLSFEIRGGVEAGRRLMDSVRLCSLAVSLGATDTLIQHPASMTHACIPSQIRNKVGIKDGLVRLSVGIEDPEDIIGDLEQALSKT, from the coding sequence ATGGAAAGAGAACTTAAGTTCGCAACTAAATGCGTGCATGCAGGAGAAAAGCCGGACCCGGTTTTCGGGGCGCACACGACTCCTATTTTTCAGACTTCAACCTTTATTTTTGAGAATGTTGAACAAGGGGCTGCCAGATTTGCAGGAGAGGAAGCCGGGTATGTATACGCAAGGATTCCTCCGAATACACCTACACATGCGGTTCTTGCCGAAAAAGTTGCTGCGCTTGAGGGTGGGGAGGTGGGACAGACCTTTGCTTCAGGAATGGCTGCAATAACTGCAGTTGTACTCACTACCCTGAAACAGGGAGACCACCTGATCTCAACGGATGTGGTGTACGGCTGCACCTACAGCCTCTTTTCAGAGGTCCTACCCGGGCTCGGGATAGATGTCAGTTTTGTTGATACATCCGATATAGCAAATGTGAGGGCAGCATTTAAGCCGGAAACTAAAATGGTCTTTCTGGAAACGCCTGCCAATCCCACAATAACTGTCTGTGACATCAGGGAGATTGCCGGGCTTGCAAGGGCACGGGGAGCCATTTGCGTCGCAGACAATACCTTTGCCACGCCGTATTTCCAGAAGCCTCTTCTGCTCGGGGCGGACGTTTCCCTCAGCAGCTGTACAAAATACATAGGCGGGCACGCAGACCTGCTTGGCGGGGTCGTTGTAGGAAGCAGGGATTTTATGAAAAGCCTGGCAAAGGTTGTCGGATATACAGGCGGGATCATGGGTCCGCACGAAGCCTGGCTCTGCATCAGGGGGCTTAAGACCCTGCATATCCGGATGGAAAGGCATGCCGAAAATGCCATGAAGGTTGCGAGCTTCCTTGAGTCCCACCCCGCAGTAGTGTGGGTAAGGTATCCCGGACTTTCAAGCCACCCCCAGCACGAGGTTGCAAAAAAACAGATGAGCGGATATGGGGGAATGCTCTCTTTCGAGATCAGGGGCGGGGTTGAAGCCGGACGCAGGCTTATGGACAGCGTCAGGCTCTGTTCCCTTGCAGTCAGCCTCGGGGCAACTGATACCCTTATCCAGCACCCTGCTTCCATGACCCATGCCTGTATCCCCAGTCAAATAAGAAATAAGGTCGGAATTAAAGACGGACTTGTCAGGTTATCTGTGGGAATTGAGGACCCTGAGGATATAATTGGAGACCTTGAACAGGCTCTTTCAAAAACTTAA
- a CDS encoding DUF2121 domain-containing protein: MTLVIAFIGKNGAVMAGDLREITFDGEKPDMEKLEKELYSGTIVTDEELTKKAEEFGVKIMVTDCKSKVSERNGILVGEVSSVEGSAVKKRRLYASAGNYAIAELRDSELTMTSQGKGSNFIAFGNEFTKQIANKCFTDNWTKKSKLQDAVKILMLCMETAARETASVSKQFVIMQTASNVDVLKVVEKDRKNCIKC; encoded by the coding sequence ATGACCTTAGTTATCGCTTTTATCGGAAAAAACGGTGCAGTAATGGCCGGAGACCTGCGGGAAATTACTTTTGATGGGGAGAAGCCGGATATGGAAAAACTTGAGAAAGAGCTCTATAGCGGCACAATAGTTACCGACGAGGAGCTGACAAAGAAGGCAGAGGAGTTCGGGGTCAAAATAATGGTTACTGACTGCAAGAGCAAAGTATCGGAGAGAAACGGCATTCTGGTAGGGGAAGTATCTTCTGTTGAAGGGAGTGCCGTTAAAAAAAGAAGGCTGTACGCCTCGGCAGGAAACTACGCAATTGCCGAACTCAGGGACTCGGAACTTACCATGACCTCGCAGGGAAAGGGCAGCAATTTCATAGCTTTCGGAAACGAGTTTACAAAGCAGATAGCTAACAAATGTTTTACGGATAACTGGACGAAAAAGAGCAAACTTCAGGATGCAGTAAAAATCCTTATGCTCTGTATGGAAACTGCAGCCAGGGAAACAGCTTCCGTGAGCAAGCAGTTCGTTATCATGCAAACTGCATCAAATGTTGATGTTTTGAAAGTTGTGGAGAAGGACAGAAAAAACTGCATCAAATGTTGA
- the ade gene encoding adenine deaminase, with the protein MKKYLGIIVDAVSRRQFKGEITVENGKIIRVEEKEHDNDQYILPGLVDAHVHIESSMTVPSVFARMAVAKGTVAVVSDPHEIANVMGEEGIDYMLEDSKKAPLKIFFGVPSCVPATPFESAGAVLDAEAVDRLLAREDLYYLSEMMNFPGVISEFPEVMAKLESAKKYGKVVDGHAPGLRGTDLQKYIGAGISTDHECFTYEEAAEKIKLGMKVLIREGSSARNFETLYSLIDEYPEAVMLCTDDSHPDTLIHEGHIDKLIRRGQEKGLDIYNLIRAAVINPVEHYGLNVGLLREGDPADFIIVDNLKSFNVLSTFIEGNCVYDNGKVLFPLGQVSAKNVFNRNKISIDDVKLAVPPAGEPGEPRRKIRVITARDGELITGQELALPEVENGNLVSDPARDILKMVVLSRYADDPVQIGFIKNIGLKKGAIASSIAHDSHNIIAVGATDKDIVEAVNRLVENRGGIVAGTTENLLDLPLEVAGLMSTLNGEDVASRYRLLNEEARKLGTSLESPFMTLAFMSLLVIPELKLGDKGLFDVTKFEFVELFVNG; encoded by the coding sequence ATGAAAAAGTACCTGGGGATTATTGTTGACGCCGTTTCCAGGCGGCAGTTTAAAGGTGAGATTACCGTTGAAAACGGGAAGATCATTCGTGTTGAAGAAAAGGAACACGATAATGATCAGTACATCCTGCCAGGGCTGGTGGATGCTCATGTGCATATAGAAAGTTCTATGACCGTGCCTTCGGTTTTTGCCCGGATGGCTGTTGCAAAAGGCACGGTTGCAGTTGTCAGTGACCCGCATGAGATTGCAAACGTTATGGGGGAAGAAGGCATTGATTATATGCTTGAGGATTCAAAAAAAGCCCCCCTTAAAATCTTTTTCGGAGTGCCCTCGTGTGTGCCGGCTACACCTTTCGAATCAGCAGGGGCGGTGCTGGATGCGGAGGCTGTGGACCGACTGCTGGCAAGGGAGGACCTGTATTACCTTTCCGAGATGATGAATTTCCCTGGTGTGATTTCAGAATTTCCTGAGGTAATGGCAAAACTTGAATCTGCGAAAAAGTATGGCAAAGTCGTTGATGGGCACGCACCTGGTCTGAGGGGAACCGACCTGCAGAAATACATCGGGGCAGGAATTTCCACAGACCACGAATGTTTTACTTATGAGGAAGCGGCTGAAAAAATAAAGCTCGGGATGAAGGTCCTGATCCGGGAAGGAAGTTCGGCCCGAAATTTCGAAACCCTGTACAGCCTGATAGATGAATATCCAGAGGCGGTCATGCTCTGCACCGACGACTCCCATCCTGATACTCTGATCCATGAAGGACATATCGATAAACTTATCCGGCGCGGACAGGAAAAAGGACTTGACATATATAACCTGATCAGGGCAGCGGTGATCAATCCTGTAGAACACTATGGGCTAAATGTCGGGCTGCTGCGCGAAGGAGACCCTGCCGATTTCATCATCGTAGACAACCTTAAATCATTCAATGTGCTGAGCACCTTCATTGAAGGAAACTGTGTTTATGATAACGGAAAAGTTCTTTTTCCACTGGGACAGGTTTCTGCAAAAAACGTTTTTAACAGAAATAAAATTTCAATTGACGACGTGAAACTGGCAGTACCTCCTGCAGGAGAACCGGGGGAACCGAGGAGAAAAATAAGGGTGATAACTGCCAGAGACGGAGAACTTATAACAGGTCAGGAACTGGCTCTGCCAGAAGTGGAAAACGGAAACCTGGTTTCAGACCCGGCACGGGATATTTTGAAAATGGTTGTCCTGAGCAGGTATGCAGATGATCCTGTTCAGATCGGTTTCATAAAGAATATAGGCTTGAAAAAAGGTGCTATTGCTAGCAGCATTGCCCACGACAGCCACAATATTATTGCAGTTGGAGCCACCGATAAAGATATAGTCGAAGCTGTAAACAGGCTGGTGGAAAACAGAGGTGGAATCGTTGCAGGCACCACAGAAAACCTTCTTGATCTTCCGCTTGAGGTTGCGGGTCTTATGAGCACCCTGAACGGGGAAGATGTAGCTTCCCGATACCGGCTGCTGAACGAAGAAGCCCGGAAACTGGGAACTTCGCTGGAGTCGCCTTTTATGACTCTTGCATTTATGTCGCTTCTGGTTATTCCTGAGCTTAAACTTGGGGATAAAGGGCTGTTTGATGTGACGAAATTTGAATTTGTCGAGCTTTTCGTAAACGGGTGA
- a CDS encoding IS4 family transposase, whose protein sequence is MYPTVWLMQLAKKTKFIKRERKIKPDIIFWSLALGFCDRSQRTIAGFKRLYEKEANTSLSDSSWYDRFTPEFAEFLHKCVIHGIEELEKEPGRKLSEKLRKFKDILIQDSTIIRLHDSLANTFPATRARKIAAGVKVGVMISAIANGPKTVALYSENTAEIKTLRIGPWIKDRILLVDLGFYKTQLFARVEGNGGYFVSRIRKNMDPFIVSIESGILEKKREEFIGKRVSELTKQLSGKDLDAVVKIAFKRRAYKGKQRKYEMHVRLVATYNCTEEKYHIYITNIQKDVLDVNDIAKLYGARWEIELLFKELKSGYALDEIDTKNVQIIKAFIWTSILTLIVSRRLHNFVKNSLVDAEKKVRYTQLLWSKIFTSNVLDLLKLLLKNCEVKRVSETLMRVYISQGLDPHVNKKRFRAQWVE, encoded by the coding sequence ATGTACCCCACAGTTTGGTTAATGCAACTTGCTAAAAAAACGAAGTTTATAAAGCGTGAACGCAAAATTAAACCAGACATCATTTTTTGGTCTTTAGCACTTGGTTTTTGTGACAGGTCTCAGCGTACAATTGCAGGTTTTAAGCGTCTATATGAAAAAGAAGCAAATACTTCACTAAGTGATAGTAGTTGGTACGATCGTTTTACTCCCGAATTTGCAGAGTTTCTTCATAAGTGTGTGATTCACGGCATTGAAGAGCTTGAAAAAGAACCCGGGAGAAAACTAAGCGAAAAACTTAGAAAATTTAAGGATATTCTCATTCAGGACAGCACGATTATTCGTCTTCACGACTCTTTAGCAAATACATTTCCAGCAACAAGAGCAAGAAAGATAGCTGCTGGGGTAAAAGTTGGAGTTATGATCAGTGCAATTGCTAATGGACCTAAAACTGTTGCTTTATATTCGGAAAATACGGCTGAGATTAAAACATTGAGGATCGGTCCCTGGATAAAAGACCGTATTCTTCTTGTTGATCTTGGTTTTTACAAAACACAATTATTTGCAAGAGTTGAGGGGAATGGGGGATATTTTGTTTCCAGAATAAGGAAGAATATGGATCCATTCATTGTTTCTATAGAAAGTGGAATTTTGGAAAAAAAGCGTGAAGAGTTCATAGGAAAACGTGTTAGTGAACTTACCAAGCAACTTTCAGGCAAGGATCTTGATGCAGTTGTAAAAATAGCATTCAAGAGAAGAGCATATAAAGGCAAGCAAAGAAAATATGAGATGCATGTACGTCTTGTGGCGACATATAACTGTACGGAAGAAAAGTACCATATATACATAACAAACATCCAGAAAGATGTTTTGGATGTGAATGACATTGCAAAATTATATGGGGCAAGGTGGGAAATTGAATTACTTTTCAAGGAGTTGAAAAGTGGATATGCACTTGATGAGATCGATACAAAAAATGTGCAGATAATTAAAGCCTTTATATGGACGTCAATATTAACATTAATCGTTAGTAGAAGACTCCATAATTTTGTAAAAAATTCACTAGTTGATGCTGAAAAGAAGGTGCGATACACACAGTTGCTATGGAGCAAGATATTTACAAGTAACGTATTGGATTTATTAAAACTGCTGCTGAAAAACTGTGAAGTAAAAAGAGTTTCCGAAACTCTGATGCGTGTTTATATAAGTCAAGGTTTAGACCCACACGTCAATAAAAAAAGATTTAGAGCTCAATGGGTTGAATGA
- a CDS encoding oligosaccharide flippase family protein, with product MSVNESVNRIVAGSGVILAGTLIGMLLDIIIKGVLTSYLSPADFGTYSLALTVISITGAVATLGLHEGVPRYIAYFRGRHEEHKIHELIISAVLMGLVAGMLAMLVSPLLFERLAGEGFDIQGKILSIVKIMIFAIPFTILLNLSVAIYRGFDRTSVNMYFYNIIRPVSLLGFASATVFLGVSLKGVVFADLLSMVFTFGVMSVYFIKRPPIKPEWKLKFSEPTKKLIRYSFPLLISATLLNLMTWTDTIMLGYFKSAEVVGVYSAVYPLVGFLSMIIGSMGFVYIPVTSKLWGENRTESLGSIYAIMTKWCFLLTFPVFALMFVYPDFLLTKIYGADYAGGATVLRILALGFVTNSYFGFNYHTIMAAGDSDFLMKCSVASAGINAVLNFVLIPQYGMIGAAAASSASFASIEVLMTLRTWKAQHMHPFTPMYRRLSLIGAFLVVGMLAAREVLPLSGASWEYAAFMIVYFAAIRSAKVLDEKEMDMVNGIKKAIMQNISTFLPQALKTLGY from the coding sequence ATGTCAGTTAACGAATCGGTCAACCGGATAGTGGCAGGTTCCGGTGTGATCCTTGCAGGAACACTTATTGGAATGCTGCTTGACATCATAATTAAAGGAGTGCTTACATCATATCTCTCGCCAGCGGATTTTGGCACATATTCCCTTGCCCTTACAGTAATCTCAATCACAGGCGCCGTAGCAACTCTCGGACTTCACGAAGGGGTGCCAAGGTATATTGCTTATTTTAGAGGCAGGCATGAGGAGCACAAGATCCATGAATTGATCATTTCGGCTGTATTAATGGGTCTTGTTGCCGGGATGCTTGCTATGCTGGTCTCACCCCTATTATTCGAACGTCTGGCAGGAGAAGGGTTTGACATACAGGGTAAAATCTTATCCATTGTCAAAATAATGATCTTTGCCATCCCGTTCACCATACTCCTGAACCTGTCAGTAGCGATTTACAGGGGATTTGACCGTACAAGTGTCAACATGTACTTCTACAACATCATAAGGCCAGTGTCCCTGCTGGGATTTGCTTCAGCTACCGTGTTTTTAGGGGTGTCCCTGAAAGGAGTGGTATTTGCAGACCTGCTTTCAATGGTCTTTACATTTGGCGTAATGTCAGTTTACTTTATAAAAAGACCTCCGATCAAGCCGGAATGGAAACTTAAATTCAGTGAGCCCACAAAAAAACTGATAAGGTACTCGTTCCCACTTTTAATAAGCGCTACCCTGCTTAACCTTATGACCTGGACCGATACCATAATGCTTGGTTATTTCAAATCAGCCGAAGTCGTTGGAGTTTACAGTGCAGTATACCCTCTTGTCGGGTTCCTGTCCATGATAATCGGCTCCATGGGATTCGTGTACATCCCTGTAACATCAAAGCTGTGGGGAGAAAACCGGACTGAATCACTTGGTTCGATTTATGCGATAATGACGAAGTGGTGCTTCCTGCTTACCTTCCCGGTCTTTGCATTGATGTTCGTATATCCGGACTTTCTCCTGACGAAAATCTACGGAGCAGACTATGCAGGCGGAGCCACGGTGCTGCGCATCCTTGCCCTGGGATTCGTAACAAACTCATACTTTGGATTTAACTACCACACTATAATGGCAGCAGGAGACTCTGATTTCCTGATGAAGTGCTCGGTTGCAAGTGCAGGAATTAATGCAGTACTTAACTTCGTGCTTATCCCGCAGTATGGGATGATAGGTGCAGCAGCAGCATCTTCTGCATCCTTTGCATCCATAGAGGTCTTAATGACCCTGAGGACCTGGAAAGCACAGCACATGCATCCGTTTACTCCGATGTACAGAAGATTGAGCCTTATAGGTGCCTTTCTGGTTGTGGGTATGCTCGCAGCCCGGGAAGTGCTCCCGCTGTCCGGGGCAAGCTGGGAATATGCAGCCTTTATGATTGTTTATTTCGCAGCTATCCGGTCTGCAAAGGTGCTCGATGAAAAAGAAATGGATATGGTAAACGGTATCAAAAAAGCAATCATGCAGAATATCAGTACCTTTCTCCCGCAAGCACTCAAAACTCTCGGATATTAA